In Leifsonia sp. ZF2019, a genomic segment contains:
- a CDS encoding polyprenyl synthetase family protein, protein MTTFDTGVGRPVAVSTPLDIASGLERVDGRLASFFAERTSASAGLGDDYQRLWSSARAAADGGKRMRPRLVLATLTALGRPVDETAIDTAVAFELLHTAFLLHDDVIDGDTVRRGRPNLSGEFAAQAAANGVDRPRSALWGEAASILAGDLLLHAATALVGRVDVPTEARLRLLDVLDHSVVVTAAGELTDVSLAVGLTSPTLPAVLGMTERKTAAYSVAGPTMAGAILAGGDDRLLAALAEYGRLVGVAFQLGDDLLGVYGDQERTGKSVLSDLREGKKTTLIAFARSTESWPTIEARLGRGDLTLADAAELAAALEDCGARRFVERLLIDQVDRAIAVLDAPAVPPPLAEELAGIARGCVGRIA, encoded by the coding sequence ATGACCACATTCGACACCGGGGTCGGCCGTCCGGTCGCCGTCTCCACACCCCTCGACATCGCTTCGGGACTCGAGCGCGTCGACGGCCGCCTCGCCTCGTTCTTCGCGGAGCGCACCTCCGCCTCGGCTGGCCTCGGGGACGACTACCAACGCCTCTGGTCGAGTGCACGCGCCGCCGCCGACGGGGGCAAGCGCATGCGCCCGCGACTCGTGCTGGCCACCCTCACTGCGCTCGGCCGCCCCGTCGACGAGACGGCGATCGACACGGCCGTCGCCTTCGAGCTGCTGCACACCGCGTTCCTCCTGCACGACGACGTCATCGACGGCGACACCGTGCGGCGGGGGAGGCCTAACCTCTCCGGCGAGTTCGCCGCGCAGGCGGCCGCGAACGGAGTCGACCGCCCGCGGTCCGCGCTCTGGGGCGAGGCCGCATCGATCCTCGCGGGGGACCTCCTGCTGCACGCCGCCACAGCCCTCGTGGGGCGCGTCGACGTGCCCACCGAGGCGCGGCTCCGCCTGCTCGACGTGCTCGACCACTCCGTCGTCGTGACCGCCGCGGGTGAGCTCACCGATGTCTCCCTCGCTGTGGGACTCACCTCCCCGACCCTTCCCGCGGTTCTCGGCATGACCGAGCGCAAGACCGCCGCCTACTCGGTCGCCGGGCCCACCATGGCCGGGGCCATCCTCGCCGGCGGCGACGACCGCCTGCTGGCCGCGCTCGCCGAGTACGGGCGCCTGGTCGGCGTCGCCTTCCAACTGGGCGACGACCTCCTCGGCGTCTACGGCGACCAGGAGCGTACCGGCAAGAGCGTCCTCAGCGACCTCCGGGAGGGCAAGAAGACCACCCTGATCGCCTTCGCCCGCAGCACCGAGAGCTGGCCGACGATCGAGGCACGCCTCGGTCGCGGCGACCTCACGCTCGCCGACGCCGCAGAGCTCGCCGCCGCCTTGGAGGACTGCGGCGCCCGCCGCTTCGTCGAGCGCCTGCTGATCGACCAGGTCGACCGGGCCATCGCCGTGCTCGACGCCCCTGCCGTGCCCCCGCCGCTCGCCGAGGAGCTCGCCGGCATCGCCCGGGGCTGCGTGGGGAGGATCGCATGA